GCTCGCAAGCCTGCGCTGGAGTTCCTTCGCCGCTTCCTTTGCGGCCTCGCGCTCCGAGCCGACGCGCTTCTTCCATCGCTTGCCCTGGTGATGAACGAAAAGCCACCACGCGCCGCGATCGAACCGAACCTTCACCGCCATGGTTACCTCCGTTTGCGAGCGACGTACTGCGCCACCGCTTCGCGCACGAGCGCCCCGACGCTTTGCTCGCGATCCGCAGCGAGCGCGGCGAGCACATCGAGCACGTCCTTCGGGAAGCGCACCGTCA
This genomic window from Deltaproteobacteria bacterium contains:
- a CDS encoding CopG family transcriptional regulator codes for the protein MAKRKQVEHGGAREGAGRPPLAEETADLTVRFPKDVLDVLAALAADREQSVGALVREAVAQYVARKRR